A region from the Pseudomonadota bacterium genome encodes:
- the tilS gene encoding tRNA lysidine(34) synthetase TilS produces the protein MAGASIVLGRVRRTLLARQLLRPGDHVLAACSGGPDSAALLAALARLADGFDLRLSAASVNHGLRADAALDVELAREQARALSVGFHCVSVELGPRGPSLQSRARRARYQALLDLGAGLGAQRVATGHTQDDQAETVLARLTRGTGIEGLAGIDPGRADGVIRPLIDCRRADVRALATATFRRLADDASNRDARFLRTRVRDLLVPLAQQDPALISHLAALADDARSMREHLRLQAEALLVRSTVESTPHGPPFHLGLALLRESGESLRRATLRRWIAKCTGHLPGRAQLQALDAVVTSGRGEVWLAGGWSVRPQRGRFVLSRGSGRARGRRRVGH, from the coding sequence GTGGCAGGCGCCTCGATTGTCCTCGGGCGCGTGCGCCGGACGCTGCTTGCGCGGCAGCTGCTTCGGCCTGGTGACCACGTTCTTGCCGCATGCTCGGGCGGTCCGGACTCGGCGGCGCTGCTCGCTGCGCTTGCGCGCTTGGCGGACGGATTCGACCTGCGGCTAAGCGCCGCCTCGGTCAACCATGGCTTGAGGGCGGACGCCGCCCTGGACGTCGAGCTGGCGCGGGAGCAGGCTCGGGCGCTGTCCGTCGGTTTCCACTGCGTAAGCGTGGAGCTCGGCCCTCGTGGGCCTTCGCTGCAGTCGCGCGCGCGCCGGGCCCGCTACCAGGCGCTTCTTGACCTCGGGGCAGGACTTGGGGCACAGCGTGTTGCCACCGGCCACACCCAGGACGATCAGGCCGAGACCGTCCTGGCGCGTCTGACCAGGGGTACGGGCATCGAGGGTCTGGCCGGGATCGATCCGGGTCGAGCCGATGGGGTGATTCGCCCGCTGATCGATTGTCGCCGTGCGGACGTGCGTGCCCTGGCCACGGCCACCTTTCGGAGGCTGGCCGACGACGCCAGCAACCGCGATGCTCGCTTCCTGCGTACCCGTGTCCGTGACCTGCTTGTGCCGCTAGCGCAGCAGGACCCTGCGCTGATCTCCCACCTGGCGGCGCTCGCCGACGATGCTCGATCCATGCGGGAGCACCTGCGGCTCCAAGCCGAGGCACTCCTTGTGCGATCCACGGTCGAATCGACTCCGCACGGGCCTCCCTTCCACCTGGGGCTGGCCTTGCTGCGCGAGTCTGGCGAGAGCCTGCGGCGCGCGACACTCCGTCGTTGGATCGCAAAGTGCACCGGTCATCTCCCGGGTCGTGCCCAGCTTCAAGCGCTCGATGCAGTTGTAACGAGCGGCCGAGGCGAGGTGTGGCTGGCCGGCGGCTGGAGCGTTCGCCCTCAGCGTGGCCGCTTCGTGTTGAGCCGGGGCTCAGGGCGGGCTCGGGGTCGCCGGCGCGTTGGGCACTAA